The Halostella salina nucleotide sequence CCTACACCGTCACGCAGATCCGCTACGAGATCACGATGAACGGCATCACGGTCGGCGAGGGAACCAGCGACCGGGAGTACATCATCGAACCACGGACGACCGAGGAGATCCGGACGCGCACCGCGATCCGGAACGAGAACCTCGACGAATGGTGGGTCTCGCACCTCCGCAACGACGAGCGGACCGAACTGCGCATCGAGTTCGCGGCGACGATAGAGGTCGAGGACCCGACCTCGATCACCGGCGATACGGTGTCGCTGGACGTCCCGCTGGACGCCATCACTCACGAGGAGACCATCGAGACGGACATCCTCGGGAGCGGCAACGAAACGTCGGGCTGACGCCGATAGAGTTTTGAGGCTCCCGTCACCATGGGTAGACGCATGACACGGAGTTCACAGGCTCCTGATCGAGTTCTTCTCCGGCGATGAGGTATCGGTATCGACGACGCAGGGCGGACAGTCGGTCGTAGTTCACGTCGACGGCGACGAACACGAGCTAGCCCGTAGCGACGCGGTCGCGCTGCGCGAGGCGATCAGCGACGCCGTGACCGAGACGCGCGAGTTCTTCCGGACGGCCGGCACGTACCGCGAGGACGGCTCCTACGAGGTGAGCCGCCGCGGCGCGGACTCGGCGGGCAACGCGAAGGTGTTCGAGAGCTTCGACGCCGTCCGCCGACTGTACGACCGCCTGCCCGGCACGTTCTCCGCGGACGACGTGGAACACACCGGGATCACTGGGTCGCGCAAACACATGCTCGTCCGCCACTTCGCCGAACACCCCGCGTTCGACTGCGAGATCGAAACGCGGAGCCCGCTGACCGCGACCAAGGTCGGCGACGACGCGGAGATGCCCGACGAGCACCCCGACGCCGCACAGCCGAGCGCGACGGCCGACTAGCGGTCGTCGCCGGTCTGCAGTCAATCACCCGTCAGCTGCAGGTGCAGCAGCCGGTATCCCATGTAGCCGGCCGACATGACCACGCGGCCAGCGCGAGCGCGCGGCACTCCGACGCGCCGCGGGCGAGCGTTCGGGGAAGGGCAGGCACTCGAAGCGTGCCTTCGCGACCGCGAAGGCTCGCGCAGACTAGCGGTACCTGGGTCAACGCGCGAGCGAAGCGAGCGCGTTGCGGCGGACATGAAAAGGGCGCAGCGCGCCGCGCCAGCGGCGCGCAAGGGCTTTCTTAGTTAATGGTAGTGTGCTCGCTCTCCTCGTTCAGCGCGAGGTTCGCGGCGATCTCGGCGTTCCGCATGGCGAACTCGGCGGTCTGCTGGAGGCTGACGAGCACCTCGCGGACCTCCAGCAACGAGTCGTTCTCCATCTCCGGCAGGTCCGAGAGGATCTCCTGCTGGCGGTCGCCGATGTCGTGGAACAGCTGTCGGACCTCGATGGTGAGGTCGTAGTCGCGCTTGACCGCTGACTCGACGGCGAGCGCGGTGATCTCGTCGACGTCGTCGGTGAACTCGCGGATGCGCCGCATCGTTCCGCTGTCGATGTCCAGGCTGTGGCCGTCCGATTCGAGGACGATCTCGGCGATGTCCTCGGCGTTGTCGGCCGTGAGTTCCAGGTTCTTGGCGATCGAGCGGTAGCCGATGAGCGGGAAGCCGTCGCCCAGGCCGACCGCGCGGGCGAGGTTGGGGTTCTGGTAGGCGGTGAAGATGAGCCGCAGGAGGAGGACGAAGATCTTGTTGGCCTGACGCTCCCGGTTCAGGGCCCGCTGAGCGAGGTCCGGGTTACCGTGGGCCAGCGCCTTGATCGCCTCGCCGCGCATCGTCGAGCCGGTGGATTCGAGCCGTTCGAGCAGGTTGTCGAGCGTGAAGTCCTCCGGGTCGACCGAACAGCGGATCGAGATGCTCTCCGGGGTCTCCTCGATGACGCCCAGGCCCATGAGCTGCGTCTCGGCCTTGTAGACGGCGTTGATGTGGTCGGAGTCGAGCGCGCCCGAGGACTGCTCGACGCGGATGACCCGGCGGCCGAGCACGTACTGCGCGAGGATCGCCCGCTCGACGGCGTCGGCGTCCAGGTCGTCGGCGTGGATGATCGCCTCCGAGTCCCCCGTGCTGACCGACTCCGGCATCACCGTCAGCGTCCCCTTGCCGCCCATCCGGAGGGACACCTCGTCGCCCTTCTCGACGTCGTGTTCCTGCGCCCACTCCGCGGGCAGCGTCATCGCCAGCGTGGACGGCCCCAGCCGTTGCACCTTGCGTGTTTCCATGGCAGTTCAATGGCGAGCGGATACCTTAACCTTGACTATACCACCATTAACACTACGGGAGATATTATAACAATAGTTGCCGGTCCGGCAGGGGTGGGTTGCTCAGACGACCTGCAAGAGGCGGCGTTCGACGCGACCGACCCGGACCTTCCGCCAGCCGCGGAGCGACTCGTCGACGGCCTCGTCGCCCGTGTCGACCCGGAGGACGCCGACGGTGTCGAGTTTGGCCTTCGAGGCGACCGCCTCGACCTCGGACCGTCGGATCACCGCCGGCGATATCTGGTCGTTGCCGCGGCCGAAGAGAAACCCCTGCCCGCCGATCGGCGAGACGACGATCACGTTGCGGTCGCCGAGCGATTCGAGGATCTCGTCCTCGGTCGCGTCCCGCACCAGCACTTCGCCGTCGTGCCACACGTCGACGCCGAGCGGTGACCCGTCGAACCCGAGCGCCTCCTTCACCGCGCCGACGGTGCTGCCGGGCCCGAGGACGTACGTCGTGTCGGGGTCGACGTCGGCGGCGACCCCAGCTGCCAGCCCCTCGACGCTGCCGCCGCCGAGCTGCTTGCTCGACTGCACGGCGTCGGCCACCGGCACCGGCCGGACGGCTTTCAGTTCCGTCTCCACCTCTCCGCCGCGGTAGGCGTCCTCGTCGATGTCGTTTATTTCGCGGTCGGCAACGTCCTCGAACGTCGCGGCGATCCGCCCGGTATCTCGGGGCGAGACGCCGAAGGTCGAGGAGTACACTTTCACGCCGGCCGGGACCCCGAGCATCGGCGCGTCGCTGTCGCGGTCGGTCAGCGTCTCGGCCACGTCGACCGCGGTGCCGTCGCCGCCGGCGAACAGCACGAGGTCGACGCCGCGGTCGACGAACTCGGCGACCGCCTCGCGGGTGTCCGCGGCGGTCGTCTCCGCGCCGGGGTCGGTGACGACTTCGGGGTCGAACCCCGCGGCCGCCGCCTCGTCCGCGCCCATGCGCCCGCCGGCGGCGAGCAGTTCGACCGCGTCGGCACGCTCCGCGAGGGCGTCGAGCGCCTCGCGAGCGCGGTCCGGCGCGCGCGGCTCCGCGCCGCGCTCGCGGGCCGCCTCGACCTTCCCGTCGGTGCCTTTCAGCCCCACTCGACCGCCCATCCCGGCGATGGGGTTGACGACTACCCCGATCCGTCGCATGGACGGATCTTCGCGCGTGCAGGCAAAAATCGTCTGCCCGCGCCGGTTCGTCAAGAGTTAAGAGCGCGGCACCGAAACGCCCCGGACATGACGACGATCCTCACCGAGACCGCGCTGCCGATGGACGCCGTCGGCTACGGCGTGCTGGGCGTCAGCCTGCTCATCACCGCGGCCTGGCTCGCGTACCTGTATCGGTGACCGGCGCGGTGACAAGCGGTCGGTCCCGCTAGTTCTCGACCGGCTCGACCCGGTCGCGGATCCAGTCGGCGGCCGCGGCGACCTCGTCGGCGTCGCCGCCGCTTATCTTCACCCGGACGTGGTCCCCGGGGTAGCAGCCGACGGTCACGTCGAACCGCGACCGGAGGTCGTCGACGCGCGACAGCAGGGCGCTCTCCGGCTCGTCGGCCTCGACGACCGCGACGTGTTTCTCCGCCCCCCGGAACTCCGCCTCGACTCGCTCGAACATCGCCTGCATCTCTGCGGGGACGCCCGGCAGGACGTACACCGACTCGACGACGCAGCCGGGGGCGACGCCCACTTCGTTGTGGAGCACGCGAGCCCCTTCGGGGAGGTCGGCCGTCCCCTCCGTGAGGTCGTCGCGGGTGTAGCCGCCGTTCTCCGCGAGCCACTCCAGCGCGACCTCGTGTTCGACCACGTCGCGGCCGAGCGCGGCCGCCACCGCCTCCATCGTCACGTCGTCGTGGGTCGGCCCGAGCCCGCCGGTGACGAGAACGGCGTCGTACTCGGCCCGGTACTCGTTGACCACGCGGGCGATGTCGGCAACGCGGTCCGGGACGACGGTGACGCGCTCGACCGTCACCCCCCGGCCGTCGAGCCGGTCGCATATCCACGTCGCGTTCGTGTTGGTCGTGTCGCCCGACAGGAGTTCGTCGCCGACAGTGACCACCGCGGCGTTCATGCGCCTTGCTTACGGGCGGGTGAGTAAAAGCTCGCGGGCTACCCCATCCCCGGCGGCGGCCCGTCGTCGAACTCGTCGTCCTCGGTGTCGACGTCCAGCCCCATCTCCTCCCGGCGGCGCTCCAGTTCGCGGATCTGCCGGAGGTAGTAGATCAGGCCGGCGACCAGCACGACGCCGAGGACGGCGACGATCCCGCCGAAGATGTAGATGTCCCGGTCGAGGTAGTACCGGACGAACACGTTGCCCTCCGGGTCGTCCCACCGCAGGTGGACGCGGTTATCGACGACCTCCTTCTCGGGGTTGCCGGGGCTGACGTGGCTAAACAGGAAGTTCCCGGTCTGGTGGTTCGGCGGCAGGACCACCTCGTGGGACCCCTCCACGAGCACCGGCGACCCGAACTGCTTCGGGCGGGTGTCGGCCGTGTACGCGACGGTTCCGTTCTCCGACGGCAGGTCGATCACCGTCTCACTCCCCTGCTTCTCCACGTCGAGGGCCGAGCCGTTGACGAACGTCCCGTTGGCGTCCCGGAACTGCACCGCGCGGACGTTCACCGGCTCGTTGCCCGCGAAGCCCTGCTGGTAGACGGTCAGTTCGGACTGGTTCGAGACGTCGTACACGGCCTGGTACTCCGCGCCCTCGATCGTTATCGTCGCCGTCGCGTTCGTCTCCCAGTCGTATTCGGCGGATTCGTTCAGCTCCTCGTCGGTGATGTCGTCGGCGAAGGGGCCGAAGCTACAGCCGGCCGTCAC carries:
- a CDS encoding DUF5803 family protein, producing the protein MNRRLLLGTVVVGLLAVTAGCSFGPFADDITDEELNESAEYDWETNATATITIEGAEYQAVYDVSNQSELTVYQQGFAGNEPVNVRAVQFRDANGTFVNGSALDVEKQGSETVIDLPSENGTVAYTADTRPKQFGSPVLVEGSHEVVLPPNHQTGNFLFSHVSPGNPEKEVVDNRVHLRWDDPEGNVFVRYYLDRDIYIFGGIVAVLGVVLVAGLIYYLRQIRELERRREEMGLDVDTEDDEFDDGPPPGMG
- a CDS encoding DUF7528 family protein, which produces MEFFSGDEVSVSTTQGGQSVVVHVDGDEHELARSDAVALREAISDAVTETREFFRTAGTYREDGSYEVSRRGADSAGNAKVFESFDAVRRLYDRLPGTFSADDVEHTGITGSRKHMLVRHFAEHPAFDCEIETRSPLTATKVGDDAEMPDEHPDAAQPSATAD
- a CDS encoding competence/damage-inducible protein A codes for the protein MNAAVVTVGDELLSGDTTNTNATWICDRLDGRGVTVERVTVVPDRVADIARVVNEYRAEYDAVLVTGGLGPTHDDVTMEAVAAALGRDVVEHEVALEWLAENGGYTRDDLTEGTADLPEGARVLHNEVGVAPGCVVESVYVLPGVPAEMQAMFERVEAEFRGAEKHVAVVEADEPESALLSRVDDLRSRFDVTVGCYPGDHVRVKISGGDADEVAAAADWIRDRVEPVEN
- a CDS encoding phosphate signaling complex PhoU family protein is translated as METRKVQRLGPSTLAMTLPAEWAQEHDVEKGDEVSLRMGGKGTLTVMPESVSTGDSEAIIHADDLDADAVERAILAQYVLGRRVIRVEQSSGALDSDHINAVYKAETQLMGLGVIEETPESISIRCSVDPEDFTLDNLLERLESTGSTMRGEAIKALAHGNPDLAQRALNRERQANKIFVLLLRLIFTAYQNPNLARAVGLGDGFPLIGYRSIAKNLELTADNAEDIAEIVLESDGHSLDIDSGTMRRIREFTDDVDEITALAVESAVKRDYDLTIEVRQLFHDIGDRQQEILSDLPEMENDSLLEVREVLVSLQQTAEFAMRNAEIAANLALNEESEHTTIN
- a CDS encoding ATP-NAD kinase family protein; the encoded protein is MRRIGVVVNPIAGMGGRVGLKGTDGKVEAARERGAEPRAPDRAREALDALAERADAVELLAAGGRMGADEAAAAGFDPEVVTDPGAETTAADTREAVAEFVDRGVDLVLFAGGDGTAVDVAETLTDRDSDAPMLGVPAGVKVYSSTFGVSPRDTGRIAATFEDVADREINDIDEDAYRGGEVETELKAVRPVPVADAVQSSKQLGGGSVEGLAAGVAADVDPDTTYVLGPGSTVGAVKEALGFDGSPLGVDVWHDGEVLVRDATEDEILESLGDRNVIVVSPIGGQGFLFGRGNDQISPAVIRRSEVEAVASKAKLDTVGVLRVDTGDEAVDESLRGWRKVRVGRVERRLLQVV